A region from the Rufibacter sp. DG15C genome encodes:
- a CDS encoding NmrA family NAD(P)-binding protein — MPNPTSPNNLTIILAGATGHLGGLIAEELRKRGAHVRALVRMETEAGKRSALQALGAEVVEVDFQNAPALTQACQGGTCVVSALSGLRDVMVDTQTQLLNASVQASVPRFIPSDFSIDFTRLAYGKNRNLDFRKEFSEVLDSAPIAGTSVLNGMFTDLLTGQAPVVLFPLKRILFWGNADQPLDFTTIANTAQYTALVALDPNTPRYLRIAGDVQSPRSLQRVASQATGQPFKLLRAGGLGVLNAMIKVTKTLMRNNQEVFPPWQGMQYLRDMLSGETKLAPLDNDRYPGMRWTSVQEVLATKK; from the coding sequence ATGCCCAATCCCACCTCACCCAACAACCTAACCATCATCCTCGCAGGAGCCACCGGCCACTTAGGAGGACTCATTGCCGAGGAGTTGCGCAAAAGAGGCGCGCACGTGCGGGCTTTGGTGCGGATGGAAACCGAGGCTGGCAAACGTTCTGCCTTGCAAGCCCTGGGCGCCGAGGTGGTGGAGGTGGATTTTCAAAATGCACCTGCCTTGACCCAGGCCTGCCAAGGTGGGACCTGCGTGGTGAGTGCTTTGTCTGGCTTGCGGGACGTCATGGTAGACACCCAGACCCAGCTCTTGAACGCGTCTGTACAGGCAAGCGTGCCCCGGTTTATTCCCTCAGACTTCTCCATTGATTTCACCCGGCTGGCCTATGGCAAGAACCGCAACCTGGACTTCAGGAAGGAGTTTAGCGAGGTGCTGGACAGCGCACCCATTGCCGGGACCTCGGTCCTGAACGGCATGTTCACAGACTTGCTCACGGGCCAGGCGCCGGTGGTGCTGTTCCCGTTAAAGCGCATCCTGTTCTGGGGCAACGCAGACCAGCCCCTGGATTTCACCACCATTGCCAACACCGCCCAATATACCGCCCTGGTGGCCCTAGACCCCAACACACCCCGCTACCTGCGCATCGCCGGCGATGTGCAATCGCCCAGAAGCCTGCAACGCGTCGCCAGCCAGGCCACAGGTCAACCCTTTAAACTCTTGAGAGCCGGCGGGCTGGGCGTCCTGAACGCAATGATTAAAGTGACCAAGACGCTTATGCGCAACAACCAGGAAGTGTTTCCGCCGTGGCAAGGCATGCAGTACCTGCGCGACATGCTCAGCGGAGAAACCAAACTGGCCCCCCTGGACAATGACCGCTACCCAGGCATGCGCTGGACCAGCGTGCAAGAAGTGCTGGCCACTAAAAAGTAA
- a CDS encoding helix-turn-helix domain-containing protein has product MNLADKVTTYRKSQGLSQEDLADLSQISLRTIQRIEGGKSIPRGYTLKSLAQALGKPVEEFARPEESEVPSLPVAVEQEVAPPAVQPMIHSPGALSMWLQQLNIASFAFLVLPYLGFLVPLWLWRKQPEGSEARVLGARVVNFQVLWCVGMHLGLLLALGVQLALAYYFQVRLGFLVLGTFFFFYALNIAAILYGAVKLRTSQNLYPVGFYLFG; this is encoded by the coding sequence ATGAACCTAGCTGATAAAGTCACCACCTATAGAAAGAGCCAAGGCTTGTCACAAGAAGACCTGGCTGACCTTTCGCAAATCAGCTTGAGGACCATTCAACGGATTGAGGGGGGCAAGAGCATCCCGCGGGGCTATACCCTGAAATCTTTGGCGCAGGCCTTGGGCAAACCGGTGGAGGAATTTGCCAGGCCGGAAGAATCCGAAGTGCCGTCTCTGCCTGTGGCGGTGGAGCAGGAGGTGGCCCCGCCTGCGGTTCAGCCGATGATACATTCGCCGGGGGCGCTCAGCATGTGGTTGCAACAGTTGAACATCGCGTCCTTCGCGTTTCTGGTGTTGCCGTATTTGGGTTTTCTAGTGCCGTTGTGGCTCTGGAGGAAACAGCCGGAAGGGTCAGAGGCCAGAGTCTTGGGCGCGCGAGTGGTCAACTTTCAAGTGTTGTGGTGTGTGGGCATGCACCTGGGTTTGTTGCTGGCCTTGGGCGTCCAATTAGCGCTGGCGTATTACTTCCAGGTGAGGCTGGGCTTTCTGGTCCTCGGGACGTTTTTCTTCTTTTATGCGCTCAACATTGCGGCCATTTTGTATGGTGCGGTTAAGCTGAGAACCAGCCAAAATCTCTATCCCGTAGGGTTCTATTTGTTCGGGTAA
- a CDS encoding DUF4394 domain-containing protein: MKTNKHFAFGLSGFLSISLLFSSCSTDELETLTPQNATAIDAAKKMDSPTLFYALTNMNQLVKYSSNQTIQEMSAVSITGLQSGESLLGIDFRPATGQLYAVSNQSRLYVIDQMTGAAMAIGSQPFSPAIEGTEVGFDFNPTVDRIRLVTNTGQNLRLNPITGTVAAIDGDLNPGNPAVVAAAYTNSMAGATSTTLYDIDVNTDKLYIQSPPNSGGLVEVGSLNVQASGEGGFDISPGNSMALAVLYGRGGGDADQQEESNGNKYRFYSIDLQTGKAKNLGKTDRAVIGIAIMPTGN, from the coding sequence ATGAAAACAAACAAACATTTTGCCTTCGGGCTTTCGGGATTTCTCTCCATTTCCCTGTTATTTTCTTCTTGCTCTACAGATGAGCTTGAGACCTTGACCCCACAAAACGCGACGGCTATTGACGCAGCTAAAAAGATGGACAGCCCCACCCTTTTTTATGCGCTTACCAATATGAATCAGTTGGTGAAGTACAGCTCCAACCAAACCATACAGGAGATGAGCGCGGTTAGCATTACCGGCTTACAAAGCGGCGAGAGCCTCTTGGGCATTGATTTCCGGCCAGCCACGGGCCAACTGTATGCCGTTAGTAACCAAAGTAGATTGTATGTGATTGATCAAATGACGGGGGCTGCCATGGCTATAGGTTCTCAGCCCTTCTCCCCTGCCATTGAGGGCACAGAGGTGGGCTTTGACTTTAACCCGACGGTAGACCGCATTAGGTTAGTGACCAACACAGGCCAGAATCTTCGTTTGAACCCCATCACAGGAACAGTGGCTGCCATTGACGGTGATTTGAACCCAGGAAACCCGGCGGTAGTAGCCGCGGCGTATACCAACAGCATGGCCGGCGCTACGTCTACCACCCTGTATGACATTGACGTAAACACTGACAAGCTCTACATTCAGTCTCCTCCTAACAGCGGCGGATTGGTAGAAGTAGGTAGCCTAAACGTGCAGGCCTCCGGCGAAGGCGGATTTGACATTTCCCCAGGCAACTCCATGGCCCTTGCTGTTTTGTATGGCCGGGGTGGCGGCGATGCCGATCAACAAGAAGAATCAAACGGCAACAAATACCGGTTCTACTCCATTGACCTGCAGACGGGCAAGGCGAAGAACCTGGGCAAAACAGACCGAGCCGTAATTGGTATTGCCATCATGCCAACTGGCAACTAA
- a CDS encoding alpha/beta hydrolase-fold protein, with translation MRVFLFLLLLLPTFCFAQTAKQPDAPITIGTKQTIHSAILKEDLNLWVYVPKSGDGAKTRYPVMYLLDGEAFFMSMAGTVDYVSGQGKMPEMIIVGIESTDRVRDLTPTHYPFWASGEPANDLKTSGGGANFMAFLEKEVMPYIEKRYQTQPYRMLVGHSLGGLTVLQALVHQPALFASYVAIDPSIWWDKQLIMKQAEKALTQKDYANESLFYAVANTMEKGMDTVRVVQDKTQGNHNVKNHLLFRETLRKSKNLAWAWKYYPEDNHGSVPFPAQYDALRYLFKKYELDKDLKDPTITVDYIKNHYRAVSAMLQYPVLPDMTTVNTLGYISLSEKRYDKAYQFFQLNLENYPAVGNLYDSMGDYYVAVGNKKKAMEAFKKALSLEEVAETRRKLKSLEAGK, from the coding sequence ATGAGAGTATTTCTTTTCCTTTTATTACTGCTTCCAACCTTTTGCTTTGCACAAACTGCTAAACAGCCTGATGCTCCCATCACTATAGGCACCAAGCAGACCATTCACTCGGCTATTCTAAAGGAAGACCTAAACCTATGGGTGTATGTGCCTAAATCTGGGGACGGCGCGAAAACGCGTTACCCAGTCATGTACCTGTTAGACGGCGAGGCTTTTTTTATGTCCATGGCCGGCACGGTGGACTACGTGAGCGGACAAGGCAAGATGCCCGAAATGATCATTGTCGGCATTGAAAGCACAGACCGGGTACGCGACCTGACGCCCACCCATTATCCGTTTTGGGCCAGTGGTGAGCCGGCCAATGATTTAAAGACATCGGGCGGAGGAGCCAATTTTATGGCCTTCCTGGAAAAGGAAGTGATGCCCTACATTGAAAAGCGCTACCAAACCCAGCCGTACCGCATGCTGGTAGGGCACTCCCTGGGCGGTTTGACCGTCTTGCAGGCCCTGGTGCACCAACCAGCCCTCTTTGCATCGTATGTGGCCATTGACCCTAGCATTTGGTGGGACAAGCAACTCATCATGAAACAGGCCGAGAAAGCCCTCACGCAAAAAGACTACGCTAATGAAAGCCTCTTCTATGCTGTTGCCAATACCATGGAGAAGGGGATGGATACCGTGCGGGTAGTGCAGGACAAAACGCAAGGCAATCATAATGTGAAAAACCACCTCTTGTTCAGGGAGACGCTCAGAAAGAGCAAGAACCTGGCCTGGGCCTGGAAGTACTACCCAGAAGACAATCATGGTTCGGTGCCGTTCCCGGCGCAGTACGACGCCCTGCGGTATCTCTTCAAAAAATATGAGCTAGACAAGGACTTAAAAGATCCTACCATCACCGTAGACTATATCAAAAATCATTACCGTGCCGTGTCTGCTATGCTACAATACCCAGTGTTGCCGGACATGACCACAGTGAATACGCTGGGTTATATTTCTTTGAGCGAAAAACGGTATGACAAGGCCTACCAATTTTTCCAATTAAACCTTGAAAACTACCCCGCCGTGGGCAACCTCTATGATTCCATGGGCGACTATTACGTGGCGGTAGGTAATAAGAAGAAAGCCATGGAAGCTTTTAAAAAGGCACTGTCTTTGGAGGAAGTAGCAGAAACCAGAAGAAAGCTGAAAAGCCTGGAGGCGGGGAAATAG
- a CDS encoding alpha/beta hydrolase, whose amino-acid sequence MKRFFLLTSLSLLSLIFNTSVVLAQACNSRVLDPNVAGFLKMIGYQDLTLDQLRAMPMEQIKFAGPPAIPYPKEDMRRMKITADSIPVLVFNASKTTNAPIIINYHGGGFISPLLPGLEHSLWLESKTYGAVVVAVDYRVAPEHRFPGAVNDSYNAFIWVAQHGRSLGGDTDRIVLLGNSAGANLVAVIAQKAKKEGIAKKIKLQVMNGLPVDLRPQHMETSVSYQQNAKGYFQTKDACYFAVETYAPNQYNNPEVSPILTKDLSGLPPAVIINAEFDPLREDGILYASKLRKAGVKVWDKCFAGQIHCLIGLQPGAPALLEYEALVKTAMQESFQK is encoded by the coding sequence ATGAAGAGATTCTTCCTGCTCACCAGTCTAAGCCTTCTGTCTCTCATTTTTAACACGTCAGTGGTTTTGGCGCAGGCTTGCAATTCGCGGGTGCTGGACCCCAACGTAGCGGGCTTTCTGAAAATGATAGGGTATCAGGATTTGACCTTGGACCAGTTAAGGGCTATGCCCATGGAGCAGATCAAATTTGCCGGTCCGCCTGCCATTCCTTATCCCAAAGAAGATATGCGGAGAATGAAGATCACGGCAGACAGCATTCCGGTCTTGGTGTTCAATGCCTCTAAAACGACTAACGCGCCCATCATCATCAACTACCATGGGGGTGGCTTCATCTCGCCGTTGTTGCCGGGCCTGGAGCACTCTTTGTGGCTGGAGTCTAAAACGTATGGGGCTGTGGTGGTAGCCGTTGATTATAGGGTGGCACCAGAGCATAGGTTCCCGGGGGCAGTCAATGACAGTTACAACGCATTTATATGGGTAGCGCAACATGGCAGAAGTCTGGGCGGAGATACTGACCGCATTGTCTTGCTAGGCAACAGCGCCGGTGCTAATCTGGTGGCAGTCATCGCCCAGAAAGCCAAGAAGGAAGGCATCGCTAAAAAGATAAAACTGCAGGTGATGAACGGTTTGCCGGTGGACCTAAGGCCCCAGCACATGGAAACGTCTGTGTCTTACCAGCAGAACGCCAAAGGCTACTTCCAGACCAAAGACGCCTGCTACTTCGCGGTAGAAACGTATGCGCCTAATCAGTACAACAACCCAGAAGTGTCGCCTATTCTCACCAAAGACTTGAGTGGATTACCACCGGCGGTCATCATCAACGCCGAGTTTGACCCTCTGCGGGAGGACGGTATTTTATATGCTTCTAAGTTGAGAAAAGCCGGCGTGAAGGTTTGGGATAAGTGCTTCGCAGGGCAGATTCATTGTTTAATTGGCCTGCAACCAGGCGCTCCAGCGCTATTGGAGTATGAGGCGCTGGTGAAGACCGCCATGCAAGAGAGCTTCCAAAAGTAG
- a CDS encoding RNA polymerase sigma factor encodes MDLHQQFTSVIQENKGLIFKVSAMYTNTPDDRSDLQQEIVYQLWKSFGSFKQDSKLSTWMYRVALNTAISQLNQTKRRVSTIPLELEADRLAEDYDQNEEEQIQQLYAQIQSLNLLDRGIILLFLEGKKYEEIASIIGITPSNVGTRISRIKERLRTQLVKQPA; translated from the coding sequence ATGGACCTACACCAGCAATTTACCAGCGTCATCCAAGAAAATAAAGGCTTGATCTTTAAGGTGTCGGCTATGTACACCAACACCCCAGATGATAGGAGTGACCTGCAGCAGGAGATTGTGTACCAGCTCTGGAAATCGTTTGGGTCCTTTAAACAGGATTCTAAGCTGAGCACTTGGATGTACCGCGTGGCCTTGAACACCGCTATTTCGCAGTTAAATCAAACTAAGCGTAGGGTCAGCACCATTCCGTTGGAGTTGGAGGCAGACCGCCTGGCCGAGGATTATGATCAGAACGAGGAGGAGCAGATTCAACAGCTCTACGCTCAGATTCAGAGCCTCAACCTGTTGGACAGAGGCATCATCCTGCTGTTTCTGGAAGGCAAGAAGTACGAGGAGATTGCCTCTATCATTGGCATCACGCCCAGCAACGTGGGCACTAGAATCTCGCGCATCAAAGAAAGACTAAGAACGCAACTAGTTAAACAACCTGCATAA
- a CDS encoding pitrilysin family protein, with protein sequence MKKRLIACSLIGAMLFTQCKTSTPSPAAQTTTPEAQTATPKAKDYTYTTVPNDPLKARIYKLDNGLTVYLTDYKDAPRIQTYIAVRAGSKNDPADATGLAHYLEHMAFKGSSKLGTKDWEKEQVELAKIEALYELYRTQKDPAVRKKTYHQIDSISGVAAKYAVPNEYDKLVASMGMQNSNASTWVEQTIYYGDIPSNQLERWAMLESERLSVMVPRLFHTELEAVYEEKNRSLDSDNNKVFEAAFAALYPTHQYGTQTTIGTVEHLKNPSITEIKKYFDKYYVPNNMAIAMSGDLDPDQTIRIIDEYFGKWQKKTDPVYNAPQEKPLTAPVVKEVVGPDAESVFLGFRFPGVKSKDALVLRMISQILSNGQAGLIDLNINQKQAALGAGSFAEIYNDYSAHFLSGNPRQGQSLDQVKDLLLQQIELVKKGQFEDWLIPAIVNKNKISQMEAYESNEARATAFVDAFIARQDWADYVKQDAEFAKITKQDVMEVANRYYGNNYALIYKRTGKDPNAQKVEKPTITPVPANREAQSDYYKTVASKPVSDLQPEFVDYKKDIQQGQLKAGIPVYYTRNKENGLFNLYYVLDMGTNNDLKLGLAVNYLQYLGTDKYSAEELQKEFFKIGCSFNVSSGQDQIYVSLSGLDENMEQGLNLFESLLKNPQPDQKALSDMVAGILKDRKDAKLNKNIIHSVAMVNYAKYGPKNPFTNILSEQELKKVKPQELVALIKSIPSYQHRVLYYGPRELQAITATLNTGHIVPATLKPVPAEKPFKELDITKRQVYWTDYNMVQAELLFLTKSLNYDPKLVPTIRLYNEYFDGGMGAIVFQELRESRALAYSASSRFANASKKDRANYILSYIGTQSDKLPEAMAGMQELLNDLPLAEANFANAKASVRNSIATERINKTAILMNYEQARKLGIDHDIRRDIYESLDALTLDQIKAFQQQFVKGQNQTILVIGSKDKLNFKELAKYGTVKQLNLKELFGY encoded by the coding sequence GTGAAGAAAAGACTCATAGCCTGTTCACTAATAGGCGCAATGCTGTTTACCCAGTGTAAGACCAGCACGCCTTCGCCAGCAGCACAAACCACTACACCTGAGGCGCAGACCGCTACGCCAAAGGCCAAGGACTATACCTACACCACCGTCCCGAACGACCCACTCAAAGCCCGCATCTACAAACTGGACAACGGCCTGACGGTCTATCTAACGGACTATAAAGATGCGCCCCGTATTCAAACGTACATTGCCGTGCGCGCGGGTAGTAAGAATGACCCGGCAGATGCCACGGGTTTGGCGCATTATCTGGAGCACATGGCGTTCAAGGGTTCCTCCAAACTGGGCACGAAAGACTGGGAAAAGGAGCAAGTGGAGCTGGCCAAAATAGAGGCGCTGTATGAACTGTATCGCACTCAGAAAGACCCGGCCGTCCGGAAGAAAACCTACCACCAGATTGACTCCATCTCGGGTGTGGCCGCCAAATATGCCGTCCCCAATGAGTATGACAAGCTGGTAGCCTCTATGGGTATGCAGAATTCCAACGCCAGCACCTGGGTAGAGCAGACTATTTACTACGGAGACATCCCAAGCAACCAACTGGAGCGCTGGGCAATGCTAGAATCTGAGCGCCTGAGCGTAATGGTGCCCCGTTTGTTCCACACAGAACTGGAGGCAGTCTACGAGGAGAAAAACCGTTCCTTGGACTCAGACAACAACAAGGTGTTTGAAGCGGCCTTCGCGGCCTTGTACCCCACGCACCAGTACGGGACGCAGACTACCATTGGCACGGTAGAGCACTTAAAGAACCCGTCCATTACCGAGATCAAGAAGTACTTTGACAAATACTACGTGCCCAACAACATGGCTATTGCCATGAGCGGCGACCTGGACCCAGACCAAACCATCAGGATCATTGATGAGTATTTTGGAAAGTGGCAGAAGAAGACAGACCCGGTATACAACGCACCGCAGGAGAAACCACTGACGGCACCGGTGGTTAAAGAAGTGGTAGGGCCAGACGCCGAGAGCGTGTTTCTGGGCTTCCGGTTCCCGGGGGTGAAATCTAAGGATGCTTTAGTGTTACGCATGATCAGTCAGATTCTGAGCAACGGCCAGGCGGGCTTGATTGACTTAAACATCAACCAGAAGCAGGCGGCCCTGGGCGCAGGCTCCTTCGCCGAAATCTACAATGACTACAGTGCGCACTTCCTGTCTGGGAATCCGCGCCAGGGACAGAGCCTGGACCAGGTGAAGGATCTGTTGTTACAGCAGATTGAGCTGGTGAAGAAAGGTCAGTTTGAGGACTGGCTGATTCCGGCCATTGTCAACAAGAACAAGATTAGCCAGATGGAAGCCTATGAAAGCAACGAGGCCCGCGCCACGGCCTTCGTGGATGCGTTCATTGCTCGCCAAGACTGGGCCGACTATGTGAAGCAGGACGCAGAGTTTGCCAAGATCACCAAGCAGGACGTGATGGAAGTGGCCAACCGCTACTACGGCAACAACTACGCCCTAATCTACAAGCGGACCGGCAAAGACCCCAACGCGCAGAAGGTAGAGAAGCCAACTATCACCCCGGTGCCCGCCAACCGCGAGGCGCAGTCAGACTACTACAAAACAGTAGCCAGCAAGCCGGTATCTGATCTTCAGCCTGAGTTTGTGGACTACAAGAAAGACATTCAGCAGGGGCAATTGAAGGCTGGTATACCGGTGTACTACACGCGCAACAAGGAGAACGGCCTGTTCAACCTGTACTACGTGCTGGACATGGGCACCAACAATGACCTTAAGCTGGGCTTGGCGGTGAACTACCTGCAGTACCTGGGCACCGACAAATACTCAGCCGAGGAGCTACAGAAGGAGTTCTTCAAGATTGGATGCTCGTTTAACGTGTCGTCGGGGCAGGACCAGATTTATGTGTCTCTGTCTGGCCTGGATGAAAACATGGAGCAGGGCCTGAACCTGTTCGAAAGTCTCTTAAAGAATCCGCAACCCGATCAGAAAGCCCTGAGTGATATGGTGGCCGGCATCCTGAAGGACCGCAAAGACGCCAAGCTTAACAAGAACATCATCCACAGCGTGGCCATGGTCAACTACGCCAAGTATGGTCCAAAGAACCCGTTCACCAACATCTTGTCTGAGCAGGAACTGAAGAAGGTGAAACCGCAAGAACTGGTGGCCTTGATCAAAAGCATTCCCAGCTACCAGCACCGCGTGTTGTACTACGGCCCAAGAGAACTCCAGGCTATCACCGCCACGCTCAACACCGGTCACATAGTACCGGCTACCTTAAAGCCCGTGCCCGCCGAAAAGCCGTTCAAAGAGCTGGACATCACCAAACGCCAGGTCTACTGGACCGACTACAACATGGTACAAGCCGAGTTGCTGTTCCTAACCAAGTCACTCAACTATGACCCGAAACTGGTGCCGACAATCAGGCTGTACAACGAGTATTTTGACGGCGGTATGGGCGCCATTGTCTTCCAGGAACTGCGCGAGTCCAGAGCTTTGGCGTATTCTGCCAGTTCACGGTTTGCCAATGCCAGCAAGAAAGACCGCGCCAACTACATTCTCTCCTACATAGGAACGCAATCAGATAAGTTACCGGAGGCCATGGCCGGCATGCAGGAACTCCTGAATGACCTCCCGCTGGCAGAAGCCAACTTCGCGAATGCCAAAGCCTCGGTGCGCAACAGCATTGCTACGGAGCGCATCAACAAGACGGCCATCTTGATGAACTATGAGCAGGCCCGCAAACTGGGCATTGACCATGACATTAGACGTGACATCTATGAAAGTCTGGACGCCCTGACCCTGGACCAGATCAAAGCCTTCCAACAGCAGTTCGTGAAGGGCCAAAACCAGACCATCCTGGTGATCGGCTCCAAAGACAAACTCAACTTCAAGGAACTGGCCAAGTACGGCACCGTGAAGCAGTTGAACTTGAAAGAGCTGTTTGGGTATTAG
- a CDS encoding DNA polymerase III subunit gamma/tau, translating to MENFVVSARKYRPATFDSVVGQHHITTTLKNAISSNHLAQAFLFCGPRGVGKTTCARILAKTINCENITPETEACNVCDSCKSFNTSSSFNIHELDAASNNSVDDIRSLVEQVRYVPQTGKYKIYIIDEVHMLSNQAFNAFLKTLEEPPSYAIFILATTERHKIIPTILSRCQIFDFNRIRIEDMVQHLGSIAGKENIEAEEDALHLISQKADGALRDALSIFDQMVTFSGNHLTYKATVQNLHILDYDYYFRLTDYLLTQNLSGTLLLYDEILKNGFDSHNFILGIGDHFRSLLVCKDQVTVQLLEVSENIKSRYAQQAQEASLSFLLSGLNLVGTCDQNFKAAKNQRLHVELLLMKLAHLPQALQLASDVSLTGDVKKKTNGSSSVAAPAAPATAIPAPAPVSAPVAVASAPSVSAGFEKNSPETHHNTAPSDMDAGEDPIFDTYPEEAPSPVPSMIAPAAPVTTPAPLRAPIASPLAGRKMSKLPSLKNIEEKVAASAAPAIDVLEEETEAYVPGSLPAINEEKLRRLWQAYVDRVKQTDRTLELTIMNRDWSFDVERAEVRLTVENDVQVAEFNSFKPELLLYLRQSLGHNRLQVNIEVAQQENIGRNLYTSQDRFNYLSELYPGLLELKNRLGLDTDF from the coding sequence ATGGAGAATTTTGTTGTATCGGCTAGAAAATACCGTCCTGCTACCTTTGACAGTGTAGTGGGCCAGCACCATATTACCACTACCTTAAAGAACGCGATTAGCAGTAACCATCTGGCGCAGGCCTTCTTGTTCTGCGGTCCAAGAGGGGTGGGCAAGACTACGTGCGCGCGTATTCTGGCCAAGACCATCAACTGTGAGAACATCACGCCAGAGACTGAGGCCTGCAACGTCTGTGACTCCTGCAAAAGTTTTAACACCAGCAGTTCGTTCAACATCCATGAGCTGGATGCGGCGTCCAACAACTCCGTAGATGATATTAGAAGTCTGGTGGAGCAGGTGCGCTATGTGCCGCAGACGGGCAAGTACAAAATCTACATCATAGATGAGGTGCACATGCTCTCCAACCAAGCCTTCAACGCGTTTTTGAAGACCCTGGAAGAGCCACCGTCCTACGCCATTTTCATTCTGGCCACTACGGAGCGCCATAAGATCATCCCTACCATTCTGTCCCGCTGTCAGATTTTTGACTTCAACCGCATTCGCATTGAAGACATGGTCCAGCATTTGGGCAGCATTGCGGGCAAAGAGAACATTGAAGCCGAAGAAGACGCCCTGCACCTGATTTCGCAGAAGGCAGACGGCGCCCTGCGCGATGCGCTTTCCATTTTTGACCAGATGGTGACCTTCTCGGGTAATCATTTGACCTATAAGGCCACGGTGCAGAACCTGCACATTCTGGACTATGACTATTACTTCAGGCTGACCGACTACCTGCTCACGCAGAACCTGAGCGGCACCTTGTTACTGTATGACGAGATCTTGAAAAACGGCTTCGATTCCCATAACTTTATCTTGGGTATTGGCGACCACTTCAGAAGCCTGTTGGTGTGCAAAGACCAGGTGACGGTACAATTGCTGGAGGTTTCTGAGAACATTAAGTCCCGGTACGCGCAACAGGCGCAGGAAGCCAGTTTGAGCTTCTTACTGTCAGGCTTGAACCTAGTGGGTACCTGTGACCAGAACTTTAAAGCCGCCAAGAACCAGCGCCTGCACGTGGAGCTGTTGCTCATGAAACTGGCGCATTTGCCGCAAGCCTTGCAACTGGCCTCAGACGTCTCTCTTACCGGGGACGTCAAAAAAAAAACTAATGGAAGTTCCAGCGTAGCCGCACCTGCGGCTCCTGCAACTGCTATTCCCGCCCCAGCTCCTGTTTCTGCTCCGGTAGCAGTTGCCTCAGCACCCTCGGTTTCTGCTGGTTTTGAGAAAAACAGCCCAGAAACGCACCACAATACGGCACCCTCAGACATGGATGCTGGCGAGGACCCCATCTTTGACACGTATCCAGAAGAGGCGCCTTCGCCGGTGCCTTCTATGATAGCGCCCGCTGCGCCGGTGACTACGCCCGCTCCCTTGCGCGCGCCCATCGCTTCGCCGCTGGCCGGGCGCAAGATGTCCAAACTGCCCAGCCTCAAGAACATAGAGGAAAAGGTGGCTGCTTCGGCAGCCCCGGCCATAGACGTGCTGGAAGAAGAAACCGAGGCCTACGTGCCCGGCTCCCTTCCTGCCATTAATGAAGAGAAGCTGAGACGGTTGTGGCAAGCCTACGTGGACCGCGTCAAGCAAACGGACCGTACGCTGGAGTTAACCATCATGAACCGCGACTGGTCCTTTGACGTGGAACGCGCTGAGGTGCGTCTGACCGTGGAGAATGACGTGCAGGTAGCCGAGTTCAACTCTTTCAAGCCTGAACTACTCTTGTATTTGCGCCAAAGCTTGGGCCACAACCGCCTGCAGGTGAACATTGAAGTAGCCCAGCAGGAAAATATCGGCCGCAATCTCTACACCTCACAAGACCGTTTCAATTACTTGTCAGAGTTGTATCCAGGCTTGTTAGAGCTGAAAAACCGCCTTGGACTGGACACAGATTTTTAA
- a CDS encoding porin family protein: MFLAFFMGNRPKTKGGIFLQPLLPEIPFKLFVHLSIFESYIKFYNMKNLILTLSLVIIASASGLAQQAPGTLQLGIVAGPTHTFVRGNDNIKTEADFRKAVGISGQYQFNKFFLKTNVLYENKGYVINYPEEMFDTSDPALFEPTGDGIYTVDFRYHYITVPILVGAYLRNTGLFVSGGAYGAYLLKDDLKTERGDKQEIERDKKIDLGVVAGIGYEHALSTKLVVSAEVRHNLGLANNSENKDYPVRNNSTNLLFGLHYKLTAN, encoded by the coding sequence ATGTTTTTGGCCTTTTTTATGGGAAACAGGCCAAAAACAAAAGGGGGGATTTTCTTACAACCACTACTTCCTGAAATACCATTTAAGTTGTTTGTTCACCTTTCTATATTTGAGAGTTATATCAAATTCTATAATATGAAAAATTTAATCCTTACGCTTTCCTTAGTAATAATAGCCTCTGCTTCTGGATTGGCGCAACAGGCCCCTGGCACCTTGCAATTAGGCATTGTGGCAGGCCCTACCCATACATTCGTCAGAGGCAATGATAACATCAAAACTGAAGCTGACTTTAGAAAGGCAGTAGGAATTTCTGGCCAATACCAATTCAACAAGTTCTTCTTGAAGACGAATGTGCTGTATGAAAACAAGGGCTACGTGATTAATTACCCTGAGGAAATGTTTGATACCTCAGACCCTGCCCTTTTTGAACCAACCGGCGATGGCATTTACACAGTAGATTTTAGGTACCATTACATAACTGTTCCCATACTGGTAGGCGCTTATCTTAGGAACACAGGTCTATTTGTTTCTGGAGGGGCGTATGGGGCGTATCTGTTAAAGGATGATCTGAAAACTGAGCGAGGAGACAAGCAAGAGATAGAGCGGGATAAGAAGATAGACTTGGGCGTGGTGGCAGGTATTGGCTACGAACATGCTTTATCAACTAAGTTAGTGGTTAGCGCTGAAGTAAGACATAATTTAGGGCTGGCCAATAATTCAGAGAACAAAGATTATCCCGTCAGAAACAACTCCACAAACCTTCTTTTCGGTCTCCACTATAAGTTAACTGCTAATTAG